A genomic stretch from Empedobacter stercoris includes:
- a CDS encoding oleate hydratase, with translation MDKVTSKFDNVLNHSTIYGNIDHQPDASKETPRNTPEKSYPFSDQIGNYQRNKGIPTKSYKDSKVYIVGSGIAGLATAYYFIRDGHFTPENITFIEQLQVEGGSLDGAGNAKDGYIIRGGREMDCTYENLWDIFQDIPALELPEPYSVLDEYRLVNDNDSNYSIARLIHEKGKVKDFSKFGLNKKDQLAIIKLLLKKKEELDDITIEDYFNQSFLESNFWTFWRTMFAFENWHSLLEFKLYMHRFLHAIDGLNDLSSLVFPKYNQYDTFVTPLGKWLKEKGVKIQLNTLVKDLDLLINTEGKVVKGIITEQDGQDVIIPVTPNDYVIVTTGSMTEDTAYGDNTTAPVLAIDNNTSGQSAGWKLWKNLSAKSPVFGRPEKFCGNIEKSSWESVTLTCKPSALVEKLKEYSVNDPYSGQTVTGGIITITDSNWLMSFTCNRQPHFPTQPDDILVLWVYALFMDKEGNYIKKTMPTCTGNEILTELCYHLGIEDQIDDVIENTITRSAYMPYITSMFMPRAKGDRPQVVPAECKNLGLVGQFVETNNDVVFTMESSVRTARIAVYELLNLNKQVPDINPLQYDIRHLLKATKTLNDDKPFMGEGLLNKVLKGTYFEHILPIGSDSPQEEEEKESFLLEQFGKFKEWVGHFRG, from the coding sequence ATGGATAAAGTTACTTCAAAATTTGACAACGTTTTAAATCATTCTACTATCTACGGAAATATTGATCATCAACCAGATGCGAGTAAAGAAACACCAAGAAACACTCCAGAAAAATCTTATCCTTTCTCTGATCAAATAGGAAATTACCAACGCAATAAAGGAATTCCTACAAAATCTTATAAGGACAGTAAGGTATATATTGTGGGAAGTGGTATTGCAGGTTTAGCTACTGCCTATTATTTTATTAGAGACGGACATTTCACTCCAGAGAATATCACATTTATAGAACAACTTCAGGTAGAAGGAGGTTCGTTAGATGGAGCTGGAAATGCAAAAGATGGTTACATAATTCGAGGAGGTCGAGAAATGGATTGTACCTACGAGAATTTATGGGATATTTTCCAAGACATTCCTGCATTAGAGTTACCAGAACCTTATAGTGTTTTAGACGAATATAGATTAGTAAATGATAATGATTCTAATTATTCTATTGCACGTTTAATTCATGAAAAAGGGAAAGTAAAAGACTTTAGTAAATTTGGTTTAAATAAGAAAGATCAATTAGCTATTATCAAACTTTTGTTGAAGAAAAAAGAAGAATTGGACGACATAACGATTGAAGATTATTTTAATCAATCATTCTTAGAAAGTAATTTCTGGACATTTTGGCGCACAATGTTTGCCTTTGAGAATTGGCATAGTTTACTAGAGTTCAAATTATATATGCATCGCTTTTTACATGCGATTGATGGTTTAAATGATCTTTCTTCATTGGTATTTCCTAAATACAATCAATACGACACTTTTGTTACGCCATTAGGTAAATGGTTAAAAGAAAAAGGAGTAAAAATTCAGTTAAATACACTGGTTAAAGATTTAGATTTATTAATTAATACAGAAGGAAAAGTAGTCAAAGGAATTATAACAGAACAAGATGGACAAGATGTAATTATTCCTGTTACACCAAATGATTATGTTATTGTAACTACTGGTTCTATGACTGAAGATACTGCGTATGGAGATAATACAACGGCACCAGTTTTAGCGATAGATAATAATACTAGTGGTCAAAGTGCAGGATGGAAACTATGGAAAAACCTTTCTGCTAAATCTCCTGTTTTTGGTCGTCCAGAAAAATTTTGTGGGAATATTGAAAAATCTTCATGGGAATCTGTTACTTTAACTTGTAAACCTTCTGCATTAGTAGAAAAACTAAAAGAATATTCTGTTAATGATCCATATTCAGGTCAAACTGTTACAGGTGGAATTATTACCATTACAGATTCTAATTGGTTAATGAGTTTTACTTGTAATCGTCAACCACATTTTCCTACACAACCAGATGATATTTTAGTTCTTTGGGTTTATGCATTATTTATGGATAAAGAAGGAAACTACATCAAGAAAACAATGCCTACTTGTACAGGAAACGAAATCCTAACAGAATTATGTTATCATTTAGGAATTGAAGACCAAATAGATGACGTTATTGAGAATACAATCACTCGTTCTGCTTATATGCCTTACATCACATCTATGTTTATGCCTAGAGCAAAAGGAGATCGCCCACAAGTAGTTCCAGCTGAGTGTAAGAATCTAGGTTTAGTTGGTCAATTTGTAGAAACCAATAACGATGTAGTTTTCACAATGGAAAGTTCTGTTCGTACCGCACGTATTGCAGTTTATGAATTACTTAATTTAAATAAGCAAGTTCCAGACATTAATCCATTACAATACGACATTCGTCATTTATTAAAAGCAACTAAAACGTTGAACGATGATAAACCATTTATGGGTGAAGGTTTATTGAATAAAGTTTTAAAAGGAACTTATTTTGAACATATTCTACCTATTGGATCAGATTCTCCTCAAGAGGAAGAAGAAAAAGAATCTTTTCTATTAGAACAATTTGGTAAATTCAAAGAATGGGTAGGACATTTTAGAGGTTAA
- a CDS encoding helix-turn-helix domain-containing protein — translation MKNYENLKETLSFYGVNCNKLYYISSGNPIFAFPERSFRIDFYAFCICLSGSIEVEIDSQKYFITQNEFLISAPSTVLKILDTNSNFRMKLLFFEKNFLLKNISNPFFIDKLNLFTHQNFTVCKANKKDANHLLMLINYLQEQRERNVLFLEDIIRSIIFTLLLESASIIAEQYSKVNKNHSREINTLFCKFTQLVQENVIAHKDVQFYADQLFITNKYLIHLVKKATKKTPHVIIDEYLLKEAYVLLGYSEKTIVQIALDLGFNSSSSFGRFFKKYTSISPQQYRKQQHI, via the coding sequence ATGAAAAACTATGAAAACCTAAAAGAGACCTTGTCTTTTTATGGCGTAAATTGTAATAAACTATATTATATCTCATCAGGAAATCCAATTTTTGCTTTTCCTGAAAGATCATTTCGAATCGACTTTTATGCATTTTGTATTTGTTTATCTGGCTCAATAGAAGTTGAGATAGATTCTCAGAAATATTTTATTACTCAAAACGAATTCTTGATTTCTGCTCCTTCTACTGTTTTGAAAATTCTAGATACTAACTCTAATTTTAGAATGAAATTGTTGTTTTTTGAGAAAAATTTTCTCCTTAAAAACATTTCTAATCCTTTCTTTATTGATAAACTTAATTTGTTTACACATCAAAACTTTACAGTTTGTAAGGCAAATAAAAAAGATGCGAATCATCTTTTAATGTTAATCAATTATCTTCAAGAACAACGAGAAAGAAATGTTTTGTTCTTAGAAGATATTATTCGATCGATTATTTTTACTTTACTTCTTGAATCTGCCTCTATAATTGCTGAACAATATTCAAAAGTAAATAAAAATCATTCCCGCGAAATCAACACTCTATTTTGTAAGTTTACACAACTTGTTCAAGAAAATGTTATCGCTCACAAAGACGTACAGTTTTATGCAGATCAATTGTTTATTACAAATAAATATTTGATTCACCTTGTAAAAAAAGCAACTAAGAAAACTCCACATGTTATTATTGACGAGTATTTATTAAAAGAAGCGTATGTTTTGCTTGGCTACTCAGAGAAAACAATTGTCCAAATAGCATTAGATCTAGGTTTCAACTCTTCTTCATCTTTTGGTCGTTTTTTTAAAAAATACACTTCTATTTCTCCTCAACAATATAGAAAACAACAACATATATAA